The genomic segment TCCTTCCGGAAAGGCAAGCTCGAGGGAAATCGGCGGGCTCTTTCATGGAAGTAAAGAAGGTGATTGACGAAGTGGCCTCCATCCTCCAGGAAAAAATCCAAGCCCTTTGCGGAAGCCCAAAACGGATCGAATGTCTTTTTCCTCGCAACTCGGAAAAGAATCCAGAGACCCAACCCAAGCGTACGGCCTCTCGGGAAGCAAGCCGAGTGCTCTTGAATGAAGAAGAATTTCGGAACGACCCCGCCATTGAAAAAGCCTTGGAGCTATTCCAGGCACGCATTGTTGCAGTAAAAGAATTGGCTCCAGAGATGGAGGAAAAGACAACCGGCTCGAAAGAGAAACCCGCTCCCGACCAATCCACCTAAGGAGACCCGTGTCATGAATTTTGCAAAAATGCTCAAGCAAGCCCAAGCAATGCAGGAAGCTGCCCAGCGCATCCAAGCTGAGCTGGCCAGCCGTGAGTTTGAAGGTCAAAGCGGCGGCGGGGCCGTACGCGCAATTGCCCGGGGAGACTTTACGCTCGTAAGCCTCAGCATTGATCCAGACTTTTTTGGGCAAGCCGACCGGGAGCTTTTGGAAGACCTGATTGTAACTGCGGTCCGAGAAGCGATGGAAAAGGCAAAGAATGAAACGCACCAGGCACTGTCCAAGCTTGCAGGAGGAAACATTCCCCCAGGTCTTCTAGGCGGCTAAAGCCCGAAAAACATAACGCATGGGAAGGATGAAGACGTATCCCGACAAGGCAGAAGCCCTTTTGGCTGCGTTACGAAAGTTACCC from the Candidatus Methylacidithermus pantelleriae genome contains:
- a CDS encoding YbaB/EbfC family nucleoid-associated protein; protein product: MNFAKMLKQAQAMQEAAQRIQAELASREFEGQSGGGAVRAIARGDFTLVSLSIDPDFFGQADRELLEDLIVTAVREAMEKAKNETHQALSKLAGGNIPPGLLGG